The segment TTTTGTGCTAGTTAGTTATATCTCACAAAAAAAATTAACCTACTTTACTATCTTTTATCGGGATTTTTTTTGTGCCACCCCTTATAAATGTTTCTGGTTCCCCACTACTTAGAGTTGGTGGTTATTTTCTTGATTAACTAATATTAACTGCATATAACATAACGACATTAACTGCCattcatttattaataaatcCTAAGTCTAGTCTAATAAATGAACATGGGATTCACATGAAAACATACTAAAATAAAATTTCCAATGCCTATAGTGAAAATAGCTCATATATACCTCATCCAGTAATATCATGTGTCTGTCAAGCCGAGACTCAAAGACATTAAATTGATATTGTGTCTTGTGCAAGAAAACAAGCCCTCTGGCAATTCCTACTGCTATTTTCACCTTTATAACCAACGGAAGTCGTGATACAACACCTACATCCCATCAAATATAAGATAAATTTGtagtattttgaaaatattatttattcATGGAGTTATTTATGTTGCTTACCACTATTCAGGAGATCATTAAAGTTTCCGTTAGGCATGAATTCATACACAAGGAACAATTGTTTGCCTAGTTGGTCTTCGAAGCAATATCCTATTAGCTTTTCAAGGTTCGGGTGCTTAAATTCTTTCAAATGCAACTGCATTCAAAAGTGATCACATGTCACAACGTTGTTGTTCCATGAAAGAGATACATGCAACTGTACCACATAATTTGTATTTGAACAGAAGTTAATTTGTGTTTTCGTACCAATAACATATAAAAAGAGAGGGTAAAATACAAGATACTTTACCCAGCATGCAGTTTTGTAGAAGTCAATTCTCTTAACAGCAATCGCCAATCCGCTATTATCTTCTGTGGGGGAATATGTTGTTTTATCGATCCAACCTTTGTAAACCTTCAGATACCTCTTGTCATCTCCCAAGTTCTCAGTAGCACGTCTCAAGTCATAATACGTGAAACATTTAAGATATGTAACCAACGATTCCCAAGGCTGACGAAGCATTTCACCCTGATTGTTGCTATCCTTGTTAGTTGAAGAGCCC is part of the Lactuca sativa cultivar Salinas chromosome 7, Lsat_Salinas_v11, whole genome shotgun sequence genome and harbors:
- the LOC111882245 gene encoding probable serine/threonine-protein kinase PBL1, translated to MNQGSSTNKDSNNQGEMLRQPWESLVTYLKCFTYYDLRRATENLGDDKRYLKVYKGWIDKTTYSPTEDNSGLAIAVKRIDFYKTACWLHLKEFKHPNLEKLIGYCFEDQLGKQLFLVYEFMPNGNFNDLLNSGVVSRLPLVIKVKIAVGIARGLVFLHKTQYQFNVFESRLDRHMILLDEGFTAKLSGYDVTKLARGRYPRSINPPEDLVYAPWVGKLLQPVSFTYPPPTTRNLSFSYGFCYGFVL